In one Drosophila albomicans strain 15112-1751.03 chromosome X, ASM965048v2, whole genome shotgun sequence genomic region, the following are encoded:
- the LOC117577089 gene encoding protein a6 → MNTKHSEPFYISSNLFDNRRLKRRLCKWMERLRERQKLYMSNMRSHTHSHTHTHMHTHTHAHTHTPASKTERGKQRRCHLMLSRRHVAATLPADITIDLLSDDDEDEEQTQPVVAKAAAPGYAMASGLLLHHHRAAGVAVGVGGTASLQLSTVPNITLVPVELAPAHSSTSTSTMLLMPASSTRAISGRKKAGNTSKRYGDVTSTTTATFSDSIVLTSDDEDGRNDFSRRHIMRSPPPLAPLTFNDTIEEVTVSLVPRNSTIANCQARQRRRQPRDSSFHTGNSHAHAQAQVQAHAHSQNCNAPTTTLPNSFDGYLNVDVASDVTATLPDETTVHTVIANRIYELSLSKLREGLASSGVPEYTHDILPEQLQKLSPAMRAKVAPMVVPSPPAPISLKLSSDLSISLISDDDDCESGGNNGSGDGGGGGGGGSSGRSSDLLHPVVAAAEAHAAAKLLKQQQPQLSVVQHLQYPGHGTPVALPVMALAATSPTLVPSTRRRKLG, encoded by the coding sequence ATGAATACCAAACATTCCGAACCATTTTATATATCGTCCAATTTGTTCGACAATCGGCGCCTCAAGCGCCGCCTCTGCAAATGGATGGAGCGTCTGCGTGAACGCCAAAAACTCTATATGTCCAATATGCGTTCTCATACGCAttcacacacccacacacacatgcatacgcatacgcacgcacacacgcacacgccgGCCTCTAAGACTGAACGTGGCAAGCAGCGACGTTGTCATCTGATGTTATCGCGACGTCATGTAGCCGCTACACTACCTGCTGACATTACCATCGATCTGCTATCGGACgatgacgaagacgaagaGCAGACTCAGCCAGTGGTCGCTAAAGCGGCGGCTCCCGGATATGCTATGGCCAGCGGCCTCTTGCTCCACCACCACAGAGCTGCCGGTGTCGCTGTCGGTGTTGGTGGTACTGCTAGCTTGCAACTATCCACGGTTCCGAATATCACACTTGTACCCGTTGAGTTGGCGCCGGCGCACAGCTCGACCTCGACCTCAACCATGCTGCTCATGCCAGCCAGCTCCACCAGAGCGATCAGTGGTCGCAAAAAAGCTGGCAATACGAGCAAACGGTACGGAGACGTgacgtcaacaacaacagcaaccttTTCCGACAGTATAGTGCTGACCAGTGACGACGAAGATGGCAGAAATGATTTCAGCAGGCGTCACATAATGCGCTCACCACCGCCGCTGGCACCGCTGACATTTAACGATACTATTGAGGAGGTAACTGTGTCCTTGGTGCCACGAAATTCTACAATTGCCAACTGCCAAGCTAGGCAACGACGTCGACAGCCTCGGGACTCGTCGTTCCACACTGGCAATTCTCACGCTCACGCCCAGGCCCAGGTTCAGGCACACGCTCACTCTCAGAATTGCAACGCTCCAACAACCACATTGCCAAACAGCTTCGATGGTTACTTGAATGTCGATGTGGCCAGCGATGTGACGGCCACGCTGCCGGATGAAACAACCGTGCACACGGTCATTGCGAATCGCATCTACGAGCTGTCGCTAAGCAAACTGCGTGAAGGACTCGCGTCCAGCGGCGTGCCGGAGTATACACACGACATTCTGCCAGAGCAACTGCAAAAGTTGTCGCCAGCGATGCGCGCGAAGGTCGCCCCAATGGTGGTGCCTTCGCCTCCTGCACCCATTTCGCTGAAGCTATCTAGTGACCTAAGCATATCACTGATCTCAGATGACGACGACTGTGAAAGTGGCGGTAACAATGGTAGTGGCGATGGCGggggcggcggcggcggcggcagcagcggaaGAAGCTCTGATCTTTTACATCCTGTGGTAGCCGCAGCCGAAGCACACGCTGCGGCCAAGCTcttgaagcagcagcaaccacaactcTCTGTGGTACAGCACCTACAGTATCCGGGCCACGGCACACCTGTGGCTCTACCTGTGATGGCACTGGCGGCTACGTCGCCCACCTTGGTGCCATCTACAAGACGCCGCAAACTAGGTTAA